The Myxocyprinus asiaticus isolate MX2 ecotype Aquarium Trade chromosome 6, UBuf_Myxa_2, whole genome shotgun sequence region GAGCCATCTCAATTTTTAACTTTACAACTTATTCATATTTCTTCCCCCAGTATATTTAGTGTATGGGGGAAAACCGACATTTCTTtgcttaaaacaaaacaatacaatttttcctagaaaacattttaaaatttgcaaTTTAGTAGTAGTATTCACATTTTGTCTTGGTACTTTTATCTAAATGCAATTATAATTGAACATATACACTGTTTCTAAAGTATGTGTGATGCTTAACTTACTGGATATGTGAAATGGCTTTCTGAACCCATGGGTCATTAGGGTTAGCACAGATCTGTCTGTTCTTCACTGTAGTAAaactgcaggagagagagagagaatattctAGATCAAATAtaacagatatacagtatatatatatatatatatatatatatatatatatatatatatatatatatatatatatatatatatactaaacataaacactttaaactaaatataataaacactttacaataaggttgtatttgttaacattagttaatgcattaggtatcatgaacaaacaattaacaagatatttttactacatttattaatctttgttaatattagttaataaaaatacaattgttcattgttagttcatgttagttcatagtgcattaactaatgttaacaaatacaacttttgattttacaaatgtattagtaaatgaaattgaaatgaacattaactaagattgatAAATTATGTGAAAgttttgttcattgatagttcatgttaactaatgttaacaaacgggaccttattataaagtgtaacacacacacacacacacacacacacacacatatatatatatatatacatatacatactgtatatatatactgtatatatagtagtgtgtgtgtctgcgtgtttgTAAGCAATATGCTTATGTATTTTCAGACTAATTTCATTTGGTTTAAGACATGAATTATATACTTACATGACAGCGTCTATGTTGCATATCATGGTGGTATCCTGCAGAGTAAAGTCTTTCAGTCGGAGAAAAGGTAGTGGATGTGATGAATATTTGGTACAGCACCTCAACGGACCTTAGCACATAACAGacagaatataatttaatttggCTCCATGACGCTTAACCTAACCCAAAGCTTTATTTAAACAGTCGTTCATCTACATGTCTGCTCTGTGCAATCATTGCTCTGATGACTTTGAATCTCTATCTGTAATTTACATGTGAAACCAATTCATCAACATGAGAACCAATGTCGTTTTGGCATCCATTTAGTCAAACCTGGGGCAACACGTCAACGCAACATTTTTTAATCTGAACCCACAATGAGACTTCAGAGCTTTGGATGGaggagaagattatcagtgattaacttaaatttcagtctcttccttacacaaagcaactgtatggtttcagaagacttgttaATGGtacacaagtcgtatggactacatttatgatgctgtttttttctttctatttttgtgttccatggaaaaaacctgcatatgagtttggaaaaacatgaggttgtaaataataacagaattttattttatccACCCCCTTATGCAAATCATAAACCATATGCATGAAGTCAGTGATGCTCAGATAAGTTTGTTAAACCAGATAAGTTTGAgataaattaaattaagttaaatCATCAAACATGCCTTATTTTGATAGCGAAAGCACTGATTACGAGGAGTGACAGTTGTCTCTCTACTTATATCGTAAATGTGTTTCAATCTGTCCCAATTCTAAAGGTATGAAATTACGCTATCAGATGTGGTTAAATTTCAGAACAGTCTTGTGAACTCACAGCATTGAGATGAGACTTGAAACTGAACAGATATTCTGATAAAATTTGTACGAAAAGATTTACTTACTGCTTTGACTTAAGGTGACCCAGACGCACAGCAACAACAGCAGTGTGGATGACGTCAGGACGAGTCTGCTCATCATGGGAGGGAAACAAGTCACGAGTCAAAATGAAAAATGAGACTGATAAAATTTACGACAACTAAAATGATCACAGTCTTGCAGGGAGCAACAGCAGCGCtgttaataatgatgatgattgaGATGGAGACCTCTATGTCCACATTATTTGGCATCCCCAAAAGCTACATTATATACATGTGCATGTGGGGATTTTGGGGGCAACACATCAAACGTCATTGTAGGTGGAAGGCAGGGGGAAAATCAGGGTGTAATGGTGTAAATGTTTATAGGTCATGTGTGCTGTAAAGAGGGATATTCCATCCCTGGAAATATAATATGAATGGCACTTTGAAAATCTATGGCCAACATTATGATTTGACAATTACAACAACTgcatttttaagaatgttttatttgttttataatcaCTATAATGATTGGTTTAGATACTAAACAATATTAATGTTGGTACTGCTGATGTTTGAATGAAAAGATATTATATGTAATAAactaaatgcaaaaatataatcatcaccctcattctgactgTATGTACAGAGCAACAAATATATGAAATGAAAAACAGAAGGCAAATGCCTcattttaaaaactgaaaaatctAAACTTATAGAATGCATTATCTTTAGTTTGAAAGAATAGattcatataaatacattttgaaaaatgttctgaCTTCAAAGTACTTATCAAGTTCTCAACCTGTAACTTAATTTGCATACATAGCAACTACATGTCACAACTATATTATTAGTGATAAGTTCACTTGGACCGAAGATACAAAACAAGTACATACTGTAGATGTGTCTTTaactagaaagaaagaaagaaatgatagGATTCAGAGTTAGGGTTATTTACATTTCTACtctttttttaaagtgcatttttgtTCCTTTGTGTTGTGCAACTGCTAAATATTACAATCTCAGAAACAATGGTACTGTTTAAGGTACAGCAGCCGTCATCGGGTTGGTACCATTAAGGGAACCTGTTCTGTACCTCtagttataatgtataattatttttgggTGCATAATTGTACCCTAAGGCAGGGGTTTAcaaactggggtccagggacCACCAGGGGACAAAAGGGGATGCTAGGGggtccataaaataaataaaaaaatgagagaaaacaaagtcaaaaaaataatgtcaacattacttaaaattattattgttttatttaggaTGAGATTATTTTATTCCATGAGATTATTCacgattattttattctattgataTCCATAGCTTAaaccataataaataaaaacaaatctgcatataatttcatatattatgtaaaaaacatttcttatttgTATAAAATTAAGGTTGTACTTCCATATTCTCTTTAAAACTGCTataaaacaatgaaaatgtaCTCTTCGGGTTTAAACAtcttacatttctacaatggtaaaAAGATACTCtttcaaattaataaaaataatatatattttccatataaaatttgaataattaatttagttttagtaCAATGACACTATAAAAGCCAGTTCTTTTATTTTTGCTAACaacatgtctttataatatcatgtttactaTTTTTGCTAACaacatgtctttataatatcatgtttactaTTTTGTTCACACTGGTGGTCCAtcgcaaggggatcatcatatttggggttcTTTGGcatcaaaagtttgaaaacagCCTAAGGACCTAttatgtacctttaaaggtaaaTTATGTTACCTTTATGTGTACCCTAAATAACGGTACCACCCCAGTGAAGGCCATTATACCTTAAACACTACCATTTTTTCTGAGAGGGTATATCTATACATCCACTATCAAGACAGAATaatatagataaaaaaataaaataaaatatattacagtaataagaaaaaGTCTAACATCTGGACAAACAGTTAATGTTCTAAGGCATCTGCCTTTCCTGGAAATCAATTTTGGACATTTCTGATCACTCATCACACCATCTTATCACAGCCTAAATCAGATCACAACAACTGATGAGAGAAAATAATATTACAGTAAGACCAATTCTACAAACACTCCCCTGTTTTATCATCACAAGCCTCCTTTATagaaattaaacttaaaatatatcaaaatgtcaagtAGGTTAATGCCTCTTTGAAGCCTGGAGGTGTAAATGAATTCATCCAGAGGATGTTTTAGTAAAAGCACCGCTGTGAGCAACGCTTTTAAGTGGTATTTGAATTGGTGTCATCCAGTAGCAGTAAAGCAAAGTTCGTGGGTTTCATGGGAAACGATTAAGTGAGAGAGCACTGTAAGGTTTTGATCTCGCTCTTATGACCTATTTCAATTTTTGATTTTTGAACATGGGTTACATAAAACATTATGACCTAGAACATATATACAAACCAAATTCAGTAACACCCACACTCTAATGTGCAAAAATGAGGATGCTAGGTAATTTTGTGCATGTGGTTTTATCAACTAAAAGCTATTATGACACAATATATTCATAATTCGACAATACACACAGCAAACAAAAGGTTGCTGTGTGTAAAAGTACCAGTTGCTAGAAGGTTCCTGCTTTCAAAAATTCCCTGTTCAGAGGCATTGTCACGCCcttgaaaaaagtatttaaaccATGACCACGCCAGCTATACATTTATGTCTGAATTGGCAATTACACCATATATGGCAGTAAATGGAATTTCCCTAAATGTGAATGAAATTCCTTGAGAACAAAATCAGAGGACGGCCAATGAATGCTTTTCTGTTGAATATATGCAAACAGTTAAAACTATTCTCTTTGAAATCACATCACAtatggagtctttttttttttttttttttttttttattgcccaGAGttctttctttacatttttatattgtataatattttattttattatagtaaaggagactatatactgtatatgcagggttgggagggttacttctgaaatgtattccactacagattacagattacatgctgtaaaatgtaatttgtaacgtattctgttagattactcaaggtcagtaatgtattctaaatactttgcattacttcttcagcactggtagattttttcatttgttttgactattaaaactctgccagtacagtaagacaaaatacacatgttaaaaatacattctctgaaaaacctaaatatcttatgcagtgttgtttctaaaacaagataaatctaactgatcttgttttaaggattttttgatatttttacagaaaaacaatacaaaaattactatCAAGAATAtgaattttgccctaatatcaaaggtcttactaaaaaaaaaaaagaaattatgatccaacgtgaattttcttgataaaaaaaatatgatcgtgcctagtaacatgtgcatgtaaaatggctagaaataacattttagcttagcgtaaagctgacaatttacacaagctttatttctatttcttctgctccaaacttacttcaaacttacttctctgtctgctggtatgaatgtaacacatcataagaaagtgtttcaccgctgttcaaatgcactttggatcgcatcatttatatgtataaatgttttccatctgaaaggactagatattaaatgaaacaaatgacaataaaatgcaaagtaatctcttcagtaatcaaaatatttttgaatgtaactgtattctaattaccaatgatttaaattgtaactgtagtggaatacagttacttatattttgtattttaaatacataatcccgttccATGTATTGCATTATCCCCAATCCTGTATATATGTAACGATAATGAGCAGGCAGGACAGGCTGAACACAGGAACGGTggacgatgatgaagtgagaacccaagtgcagtttatttacaaaaacgtgaatccaaatGTGAAATCTAAACAGAATATACAGTAAACCAGAGACTTATTAGGCTTCTTATAGAAGTATTAAACTATTGTTTAATGTGACACATTTTAGGTCTAATAAAACAGAGTTCTTTATTAatctattttaatattatataacataaaaatcttaaatataattagttttattgtttgattatggtttatgtttttatttgtatttatttatttgcacatttcagAATGGtcctattttcttttttattttattccagtGACATATATTTTACATGAACCCCAGCGTTCCTGGAGTTTCCAACATTGTTGCTATTCATCTGACTGTAGGAAACAATTCAAATATGCCTGTGGTTTAAACTTTCTTTCAGGGAGGTAAAATCTAACAGAGAGTTAGACATTTTCTTTTCTGGTTTTTCACAGGCCATTTTTTCCTTTCACCTCCTTCCTCATTGTATTTTTTCACAGACAGGGCAGATAAGATCTCATTGTGGCTTAAGTTTTCCAGATCATATATTTGTACACATGTGCTTGTGTTTACGTGTACATGGAAAACCCAAATGCCATGTCATGGGTTGTTTCCAGGGCCAGGCGCTGATATAAGGCTGTCGTTAAACACACCTGCCCCATTTCTCATCTGACTCTTGCTCTGAAGattgcacactcacacactcacacacacacaaacagaaagagaCAATGGCTCGGATCTCAGCTACCACGATCGTGCTGATTATTGTGGCTCTCGGTGTACTCTGTACAGATGCCTCAGCTATGTGTAAGTAAATCTCACTTATTGTCTGTACCTACGGTACCAGTATAACCAGTTTAACAactaactttaaaataatttctttctttctttctttcttccttccttcaggGTTTCCACAGTATTAAAATTGCATTTTCTAGTTATTTttagttattaaatatttaattggctagattGCTCTTGTAAATAACAAAACTTGCTTGTAAACCATAATGATGTCTGATTTGGAGCAAATCGTTGCTTTTAAGTTTGTTCTTTTTAAAGTTTTTCAAGCTGGTTAAAACGTTCACAAAACAGTCTTGAGGATTTATTAGCAAATCGgtctaaatgtaaattatatttataatttgcatcctcacaaacaactggaaagatCAGGGAAAAGTCagattcattggtcaaaagtgtgggaaccccttttctttctttctttctatctatatatctatctgtctgtctgtctgtctgtctgtctatctatctatctatctatctatctatctatctatctatctgtctgtctgtctgtctgtctgtctgtctgtctatctatctatctatctatctatctatctatctatctatctatctgtctatctgtctgtctgtctgtctgtctgtctgtctgtctatctatctatctatctatctgtctgtctgtctgtctgtctgtctatctatctatctatctttctaaaTTCAATCCGAAAAAGCCTGCCATTTGACATATTAATGGTGTAATGAATGTACACAAACTTTAGGTTTACAAACTTGCAACGGGTGTTAACATGCTCATATTGTTGTGTTTACAGCATGTTGCAGAAAGTACACCAAAGTAGTAATACCTATAGCAATCATCAGAGGGTATTCCATCCAGACCATAAGAGGAAGATGCAACATTGACGCTGTAATGTAAGTATAAAAAGCCTCCTACATACACTGTAacgacacacacaaacacacacaaatgtgccATGTATTGGATTCATTATTTAAGACACTAACAAAGAGATGCTTCTTTCCCCAACAGATTCCATACAAACAGAGGCAAGAATATTTGCACGGACCCTTCTAAAACCTGGGTGATGGACAACATCAGTAAACTAAGGTAAGCTTGGAGATAAGTGTATGCtgtggataaataaataaacaaaattcacattgcacacatatgtatatatagacACATACAGGCTACATGTGCCATTTCTTGTCCTTAACAACATTGCAGTTAATGCTTTGAAATGAAAGCTAATGATTCTGTTTTTTGTTCTTCAGGGAGAAAGTGCAAGCAATCAAGAAAAAGCATTCAAAATGATCATTCCAAAACTTCTGGGACCAAACAGATGTTCTTAAGAATAATTCATCACAAAGAACCTACTTCTTTATGCACTTTGCATATCTACTCTGCATATTTTTGTATGCATGttactttatatttttttgtatttgctTTAATTATTTCAaggcattaaaataataaatcattttctaAGTAAAGTGGGAACTTGCCTtctgtgtttatttttaaatgtcttttcagcTGTAATAAACTCTAATTAGATTCATATACAGTAAGAGTTtcaaaataacagtaaaatacaACTGCACACGAGAACTTGCAAACTGCACATGAAGTAACATAACATTACTGTAGCACTACAGTGCACATGCAAAGTATATAGACTGAAATGGCAAATGCCTTCATTTGCATTTATGCCGTGATTGGTTAAAAGGACATGATGCAATTTGAatgctgttttgtgtttggtCATACACAGAGATAGGGTTGATGGAATGCTAGACATTCTTAAGTTTAAAAATTCCCCATACATAATGACTTCCTGGGAAATAACATTGTTGATGCAATCTAGAAAGCAATGGAATGCGGAACAACTTTTGTGTggattaaaataaacaaaccttGATAATCTGTCAGTCTGTCAAATGCATAGAAACAAGCTCAacgtacaacacacacacattctcctcTTGTGCGTTGAACTCTACACACACAGACTGAAATCAAAATTACTCAAACACCACCAGGTGTCGCACCCCCCTATAAAACACATGAACCagtttaagggttagttcacccaacaaaGATATCAAAATAATTACCCTCATGATGCTCCATTTCCAAACCCGtagaactttctttcttccgtagaacacaacgcttgagtgccactcttttccatttaaCGAAAGTGTCGTATCTTGAGATGTTAGTGTAACACACTGAACTCATTCTTGATACTGAAATAGTTCAAGTAAAGCATGTAATTCATTATACAATGGTAGTTGAGTGATTCTTACACAAGATACTACAGAAAGTGAATATATGGGACTGTCAAACTTCATAATGACAAACAAAGCTCCAAAACGATTCAATAGTCTATGCCAagtatttttaaaggtgcactcagtaacttttgtctttgtgtcatcttagactgacactgacacctagcggcttggatgcagcatcatttaaaatcaatagttttcagtttcagatgccattgtagaaatgtagtattcacaatcagccatgattactttaatcagtgagtaaaAGTgccaaataacaggatggttactgagattaagcgagtagtattcggctggtcatgtgatagtaacatggcagcccccatgtgcggatcctctccatgtagaataaaaccacttttataaggttactgatatgactggagtcttcattttaatgtgagtggtcttgattttctacatatattgcaaaaattAATGTCTTtatgagttaaactttttaaatgagaaaaaaaattactgagtgcacctttaagtcatgtgtgattaaaataataataataataataataaaaaattcatcCCCTCTAGCGGTCGGTTAAACATTTGCGATCAGATAATTCATTCTGCTTTAAAAAAGACGCAAAAGCACTATAAATGTGGTCCAtttgacttgtgcgctatatttcaagtcatAGGGCAACTCATACGATGGCTTTGTATGAGAAACTGATggaaatttaaattaattttcactgataatctctccagtgagctgttaaccTCTGCAACTGatcattcagtcagttaagaacCAGATCAATCCGATTCGTGAAGAAATAGTGAACTGGATCTgtccattcattaaaaagatcagaCTTAAAAGAAAGATTCGATAAGGAATCGGACATCGCAAATTTGACATGTTCTCTCATATTTTAAGATTCTCTTTAACATGTTTAGCAACTTAGATTTTggtctgtttgtcacacaaagctatggtATTGCttcagacttggaatatagcacatgagttatttggaccacttttatgattgcctttatttatatatatatatatatatatatatatatatatatattaatgtcatATTGGAGCTTGGTAGccaaaattaatattatttataatataaaaagagTGGTCAGCTTTAATCATCAGTGTTTATGTGGCTTCTCATTGGAAATCAAAATAGACATCAACATTATAGTCttttatatgaatattaaaaggatatttgtttttaattctctcatcatttactcaccctcatgccatcccagatgtgtatgactttctttcttctgctgaacacaaattaagatttttagaagaatgatatttacatttacgattacacttccttgtgcttgactCATGCTCAAAGCGATAGATGGCGCTGTaggaagtgttatcgagcttgaaatcatgatcacaaaGGAGATTGTtgtcaaaatgtacagtgaaaaggagttacattttggtctgttttcacccaaaaccaactggatcgcttcagaagacattacttaaaccactggagtctgatggattactttttgctgattttacactgtatgctttttggagctttgaaggcatggccaccattcacttgcattgtatggacctacagagctcatatattcttctaaaaatatgtttgtgttctacagaagaaagaccTTCATGCCACCTTAGATGTGTAtgtctgagtaaatgatgagagaattttcatttttgggtgaactaaccctttaagggaaAGTGGGTCCCTGATCGGCAAAATTAGCCTACTGTGGCAGCataaaaactgtaaataaaaacCTCCGTTGAGAGAGAATGAGGAACAAAGATATGCCTCCTTGCAAACCACATTGGTGACCAAAAGGATAGAAAATCACATTGTGTTTTCCTCATACAGGCATACAGATAAAAGATTAAGCATCGTTCCCATTTCTTTTATGATTATCTCTGTATGGTGTTGCTTTCAGAACACTGAAGtgaatatacacacatttacctagcttttattcttaaaaaaaaaaaaaaaaaaaatctaattactaTGAAATAACCCTAACCTTAATACAATGTTTGACATGTGCCGAACtgaattaagacattatttagtctttatatggacattttttttttcatttaggatGTCTCCAAAAGGATTTTCATTGGCTATGTCTCTGAACCCTAAAGTCTAGCTtggttagacacacacacacacacacacacacacacgttagtgcAGCTATcactatgaggactctccatagacataatgatttttatactgtacaaactatagactctatccactaaccctacccctaaacctaaccctcacaaaaaactttctgcatttttacattttcaataaaacatagtttagtatgttttttaagcaatttgaattatggggacactagaaatatcctcataaacaacatttatagcataatacccttgtaattaccagtttgtaacctaaataaaagtccttgtaaaccacctaaacccacccacacacacacacacacacacacacacacacttcctgcaGCTGAGTGATTTAATTAACAGCGACGCTCTCCAGTCAAGTTATGATTGCCGATGACATCATCGCCTCGGTCCACTGCACGACTGCAAACACAGAGGACTTCCTGCTGAATAATGGAGAAACACACACATTCCTGAACACCCACTCACACAAACAGGACCTTGGCAACAAAACAGCTCCACTGCTCAGCTCTAATCTTTCCCTTTATGCAATCATAGTGAACGGCAAACTTCCCCAACACATGAACTCATGGACCTACACATAAGCTACTGtattaaatgtctatttttttgtttttattttttacagatatGCTTGTCAAAAACCCTTTCAAACAAATAGCTAATCATTTAACACAAAGTCTAAGATTCCTATCACACATCACTGTTTATAGACCCAATGAAATCGAAATGGGAATTTggtggcttttagttcatgtctgttagctttgaggctatGTAATGCTAATGTACTACAAAGCTGACAAAAACTAACATTTTACgattaaaatgcatttacaatgtTGTTCTGCATTACctttgattgttttatttatagctCCAGGCTGGGTGGCTTGATTCCATTGCTTTGGATCTGACGGTCCCTGTGGCCTCGAGCTCTCACAGAACCATGTAAGAAACCGACATAACACAGTCCTTTAGTCCTTTTAGTACCATAAAGTCCTAATTGCTGAGTTTACATAACAACTGTTATTTTATTTCAGCAAGGTACA contains the following coding sequences:
- the LOC127442750 gene encoding C-C motif chemokine 4-like codes for the protein PADKRSSNQSEDSWRFVKRYKCTLKADCVSLHLLARFKLRKGLVLTSSTLLLLLCVWVTLSQSSPLRCCTKYSSHPLPFLRLKDFTLQDTTMICNIDAVIFTTVKNRQICANPNDPWVQKAISHIQNTRNSV
- the LOC127443120 gene encoding C-C motif chemokine 20-like — translated: MARISATTIVLIIVALGVLCTDASAMSCCRKYTKVVIPIAIIRGYSIQTIRGRCNIDAVIFHTNRGKNICTDPSKTWVMDNISKLREKVQAIKKKHSK